The genomic stretch AAAGAGCTCGAAGCGCTCATAACTCCTAAGACAAAGATGATAATCATAAATACGCCGCAAAATCCGACGGGAGGCGTGCTGCCGTCCTCGGACCTCGATCTTATTGCGGAACTTGCCGTAAAGCAC from Acetomicrobium sp. S15 = DSM 107314 encodes the following:
- a CDS encoding aminotransferase class I/II-fold pyridoxal phosphate-dependent enzyme, translating into MADLSIERAFSFDPKELEALITPKTKMIIINTPQNPTGGVLPSSDLDLIAELAVKH